The Pieris rapae chromosome 5, ilPieRapa1.1, whole genome shotgun sequence DNA window TATCATCACATATAACaaacttatgttttattttgcaaCTGTAActcgttaaaataataatatccttTAGAGTGTATTGACCCTTAATCTCATTATAGCGGCATTTAAAATCTggcaaatatttcaatttgatagtttgtaaaaaatatgccTTATCAGTTTTCATACATAGCGCAGTTTcacttaaactaaataaaaggcgaattatagtaataatactttaataactacatacaattaaacaacCATAACAACACAGTAGGTACCGAATGAAACACTGATATTTATGCttacatatttaatgatttcttTGATTCTGTTCAGTATCGGATCTAATTGACACTTTATAAAATCGCAGAACGATTATGTGCGCCGATCGATGCGTACATTTATTGCAATTAATAAACACTACAGATTGGAactaaaaattgaatttacagAGGTGTTTTTTCGATCAATTTGTACCAGTGACCACACTCACAGCGGCGGGGATGttcctgtaaaaaaatactgttaaatAGCGTGACATgcatcatattattattaaacattaagaaAAGCTAAATCAGTAAACTATCATTCTGAACCATGAGGTAGTCAGATCTGTgcatcaatatattttttcattatgtacaatttttctATTGCATACAATGATTGATGATATTTAAGAAAACCATGGTCATAAAACATCAACAAACAGTGTCTGTCTTAATAGAAAGTCTACTATTAATATGCTTAGtagaaaaaattatgattagaGATGATATGATATGATGATGAGAGAAATCACCTTATGCACCCAAAGCCAATTGATACTAGTAGAGTGTTCTTCAcctgtaataaagaaaaatcattgttttcattaaaaaaaaattttgtttttgtaattgtttttatatagtaacACATCTTTggcataaatataatagcatAGTGAGACTTGATAATGTGAAATGAAAACTTGTAGTCTTAactctttttaaatagtagCATATTACGGTGAATTGTGAAATATGATTATACATAATGTTTTCCTTATAAAAGAATGAAGTGATGTAGAATATAACACCTATACCTAAATTCATGTTATTGAAGCCTTTTTTTAACGTCATTCAGCTTCTTGTATATCATTATTGTCTCACATACTCTATGTCactaatttaaactatttggaaagattattttgatattattgtttacttaCATATGCATCCAACAATACGAGCATCAAAGCAGGAAGGAACAAGTGTAGGGTTGTCACGAGTACCAGCAGCCTTCTTCAGTACCTTCATGTTAAAAGGATCATCATTGCCAGACTGAAGAGCTAACAATTCTCTTTTTTCTAATCCAGTAGCATGTTCCATAGGGTCTACCATcactgtaaatataataaaatgtgtttaatttttaagttatatattctGCCTCTATGCCTCAGATTGTTTAGCatgatatacatacatttttgcaCTTAAGGCTATCTCTTTCCTGTCTATataagcaaatgttaaatagacAGATGATGTTTATTACTGAAATTGTGATTTTAAACAACAAGTGTTTTCCTCACTAAAGTACACTTATCAAGTCAAGTCTCACAAACAATTAACACATATATCCTGTGTTTGATCCCACACTCGACAAGAAGTAATTATTGTTAGAAGATAATTGTATCTTTAGACAACATCTTTTTTATAACTtgctatttacaattattcttttataaaatggaTATACAATGGACAATGAGTTTATACTGTAATAAACCCAAACAATATACTATAATCAATTTGGGtggaaaatgtaattaactaGTATTACTTGACTAGATAAGGTAAAACGAAAAAAGATAACCTTAAATATGATgaagttttgttatttatttttgaagttactGTATCAGAAAGGTTAGTTAAAGATGTAGTATGACGAAAGTATGGGACTTCATTTTgcattatatgtatttcataaataataaatgaaaacagaATGCCATGGCaccgattaaaataaatttgcgcaataatattatatttaattttcagtataataaaaatgatagcatataaataaacattattttaacatacaaaaatgttaaattaacttaatttttgtaGGAATTCTGAAACTttatgaaatacaaatatcTTTGACATTACGTAACTTATTTCTGACAGCTAAGgccatatattttacacacaaaataaGTTACTTTCTTACTTTTATCTGCGTATCCCCGTCGAGCAGACGAAAATAGCACACTTTTGAGAGCATTTCCGCGGACAATTTGTCTACACAAGGAAGccatttctatattttctcACTACACCGCTTCTCACGATGGCAAGTGGAAGTTTGATAAGAACATAGAGATGTATCTGAATTCTGAAATCGATTTATTAGTCTGTAGTCTATGTTTAGTGTGCTATATCGACCTGTTTTGAAGAATACCGGTATTTGCACAGATACATAACAGATAAGTTCATACGTATATATACGATTAATGTTTCAtacgttataatatttaaaatgttgtgatattttatttaatttgtatgaaaaagtCATCAGAAAGTAACGCTTTTGTTCAGCTCAGTTCAGTTCGCGTTCCTCTGAACGATTGCAATTGGTCGCCGTCAAATTGTGACggcaaattttatatttcgaattgTAATTCGTTGcacatttatatacatacatgttataatatattcattcacATTACATTAATTCCAACGATTCAAGTTTTAGTACTCAAGTAACTATgggtaatacaaataattgataataaatataatcatttcaATCATACAAATTTACCTAATATGACGATGTATGGTGATGTAtatgaaatgaatgaatgatgaACGCCGGCtgcacaaataaataaacacagtcACGTTCcgtcaatttttttacttgcACAAGCGAGAGATCGGTACAACCGATAGAAAGGATCAATGCAATTCATAAAAGTAATCAATTCAAATATGTGTATTACGTAAATTTATCTTCAGTAAACTGACTTTACAGACatccaagttttttttattgccacCTTTtctaagtataaatataagatacCTTCAGATATCCTCCGTATGTCTCACTCACCGCACGAGACGCAAGTCCAATAAGATGTACCTGCCTATTGCATCACTTCAAAATTAGGGCTCAACAAtctcaaataatttgcaaaatTTGAGTTAAATCTGTTCAGTCGTTTGttcacataatttttattcgtttttaaaataaacaattaaatatgcaTGTAGTAAAATTTGATTGACATGACAATTTCCGCAAGAGACGTTGCCGTTTTGTGTTACCCCTTTTGTTATACCATCAATCAACCATCCTGACCTCAACTCAACCAGTAGAAACTccaataaactataaatacttaataggATTAATGtttgataacaaaaaatttaattttcttcacACTACAAGACATCTCTAAAAGTAAACCGTTAAAGTGAAGAGAGTAAAAATCTTCTCAGAAACAGAAGTAAGTTCCTTCAATTTTGAATAATGCTCTctgaattttgaataataagcCTTTGACGTCGCCGACAGCTCTAGTTCAAAATTATTCGCGCCTCGAGCACCGCTGCGTGTCTTGCACTTTcacattaattacattaagttaaataaattgagttTAATCAAACTTGAACCAATTGGAAATGCTAATTCTAGGAAATTTGCGCACTACATACAATTGTAGTTTTCTCGCTGAAATCATGTTTTgtgattgtattaataaaaaaagtttcccCGACACCTTTggacatttaaaaatcatatcatGTCAATCTGAATTTGTTATTACTTTGACACATGTGAACTTAGCGAAAATATATACGTACGTCGTcggtattaaattaattctaccGCACTAGTTCGCCAATGCGTTATGCGCGGTGTTGCAGTTTTTGACCGTCGTCTATTATCAATGAATTTGCATTGGTGTATCGACCAATTTAATCTGAATTTGTTAGTATGAGAAAAGAGTGCTTACacttaattacattttccttGTACTGTTACgttaatcttatatctttaaacgagcaattcttgtatatatatatataattggaatctcggaatcggctccaacgatttttatgaaatttagtatacgggggatATGTAACGGGGGCGATAACtggatctagctaggaatcatttctaaaaaaaattattttattcgtgttttatcaacttaaacataaacttacttttttgtaagatcgaaaaatattattcatatttcataattttattagtaaataataattcgtacttaaatatatatttttttataaattgtgttttttggtataatttacaaaaaaaaaaaaaaataccgagcaaggctcggtcatccaggtactatttatattaaatgtctaAAAACGTTACGACATGTATAAAAATGTCGTAACGTTTTTTCTACGttgtatattcaaataaaagggtagattaaaataactagaaagatattgaataaaaatttattaaatatcgatattaaaatgttatttaaagtttgtGCAATAAAAGTACAATTTAAGAATGACGATAATTAAACCGTTTATACTATCTTACACGTACACTTATTGATTTACTGGCATTTGACAGGGAAGAACCAggttaaatttcttaaaattaatattgtatttttctgtACCGAAAAAAGGCTATAAACAATGATTTCCTATGCATAAGGAGTGCCGTCAAAATCTGAAACAGAATAAAAAAGTCAAGTCAACGtaagtctaaataaaaaacaactaagtattaatattaagtactcTTACAAagcatatattaaatttgttttaccaACTTACCGTTATAGTAAACAAGGTCTTACGTCTGatcttatttatcttattaatcCACAAAATAAATGACGATACTATACTCGAACGAAATCAATTTCTCGTACGACCACttctttgaataaaacaaCCTTTGAAGGAGTTTAAACGGACATCTATCTCACCCTCTTCCAActgtaagaaaatatttatggaaatcttattaattgaaatttaatagatGAAAACATCCATGCGTCGTATTTATTCCCTAAGTTGATCGATCTCTATTtgttctaataaatttatgaaatagatttttttctaaaaacgtAAAGATTAGTATAATCGCTCATTTGTATTttcagtaaaattataaaaataatactttaccGGATCAtcgtaatatatttctttgtaacATGATGGTGACACACATTCCCGGACACACTGAGTACGTAATAAACCTTTAGATCCACTGCAAACTCTACTTTGTTCACAGGCAGTTTCATATTCGCGAAATATTAATTCCtgcgaaataataataaaattttatgaattaattataataatacttatcaCAGGTTTTCACATTTGCAAACTACGCTAACgagcattaaataaaaaaaaaatgataaagcCACTATgacttacatatatatttgttttaatttataaaatcggtaagtttttttaaagtttcctCGTACATTCTCTAAAAGTACATAGCCAAAAGACCTCAATTTGATTCCCGGCAAATAATTAACGTTTGTAATCTTGTTGAGATATAGAGGAATTTGTATTATCAATTCcggtaataaaattttaggcCCTATTTTTCATGTATTTAAACAACTTACATTTTTTGGTGTGtctttatattgaaattctttaaacataaatgttcCTGTTGTTGCTGTAGATTCACCTTTGGAAAAAGTCCCTACTACAATATAACAAGCAACAATTGTTGAtagataaaacattttgtcaaaattttctaatttctgCTTAATTACTGTTTATGAGCCGCAACCTCAATGCTCAATCGGATCAATATAATTACCAATGTACTACCTAGTACCTACCATAAATACAGTAGAATTAACAAAATCCAAGGCGCATGTTCACGGAACCACAGAACGAAGGATGATTAATAAGGATTTTTACTTTAGTCTGTTTCAGGTTTCAAACTATTTTAAGACAGACTAAATGAATTtccaataataattcttttcatacagaaataatgcaaatcatataaaatactcTGGTTATACTTCAAAAcgtgtatattattaagagtGTAAAGCAAATTAACTCAATTACAGTTTGTTTGACATTCCgacatttgaaattatatgatGTTATATCAATTGTCATTAGTATTTTGTCCGTCAGCGTCAATAGAATGTCAAAGTCAAGTGCGTATAAAATCGAATTTGATTGTTcgaaaaaaatcacaaagaaAAAGTGAAACAAGTGGCCAATTTGGTGGTGTTCTAATTTATCTCTAAATTGTGTGCGTTCTGAATGGGTTAAAACTTTGCAAATTGATTTATAGCTATCGGGTTACCTtgttttttacgttttattaCTGGTGTTGTGAGAATAACTACTGCTGGCTGGTCTACAGatcttacaaatattttctgcTAGAATCTAGATCCcttgtattttgtaaattgtggCCATCATTCAGCCTTTCTGGTAAGtgtaaattatctttattgaggtatatcttttaatattctttatttgatattatggTTACATAAAATGGTGTTTGGAGGGGTCAGCATGTTTTTAAACACTGCATATAAAAGTTCAAATTCATAATGTTTTACTTCAATGCTAGCTACAAGACTGATATTTGTTGAGTATTTAACTAAATCAACAATTAAACCTTGTtacaactaataataatacatattgtgTAATGtgctttaaacattttacatcAAATTATATGCTCCAaacagaatttttaaaataagggtTATTTCCTTATTTACATTGAGGGCCTTATGTAATGCATTATTAAAATGCTTCAATTCAATTAAAGATCATGCTTCAATTTGCTAGTCttctagaatataaaaaaaacatacatgaGCACATATGACTAAAACACATTaaagcattttaaaataaactatgtaaGAATGCCGTATATGAATTCAGCTGACTGACAATTGTCATATTTAGTGTATTTAGTTTCTTTGTTATGAAGTTTATTCATCAGTATACATAAAAGCAAATACAGTCAATAAGAAGCAGTAAGAACCATGATCTACATTCAATTTATTCAGATGTTCTGAATTCATGACTTAAAATGACCTGAACTGAGCCAGTGCAAACTCAGTGCAGATGTACTGACAGTCATTGTTTTAACAAATCTTCAACCTTATCATATGgtaataatgtacattttacattacaaacCTTATCATGGcactattgtatttatatgatttatgtaGTGCTatctagaatattttttgtttatgcaGGTTTTGTAGTTTACATTTTTGGTGATTCATGGTCAGCTGAactaatatgaaattaattggcTTATCCTACTCAATAAAACAGATTTGGAATTCTGTCTATTTAATTCTTATGTATAATTTGGTTTCTAATAGTAAAAACAAAAccttattttctatttagcCTAATTAAGATCACCCTCTAAACTAaacaagaaaatttaatatgtatactcTGTTTAagtaaaaaggtattttagtAGGTGATTCATATTGATTAAGTTATGATATGAAGATAGCACTATGATTCACACTGactataaaagttataattttgataCGTCACAAGCATTATAATTGTGGACAGAAGcagttaatgttttataaactgtataatttattgctaaaatggatataatcaaatatattataaggaaaaatgaatttattaatttaaattggtgGTCAACTGTTATTTCTGCATTAGTTTCAAAATAGTTTAGTCACATATGCTAAACATGCAGAGTCATGTTGATGTATGATTGGGTTATggtttgtgtatatatatatgtataacttatatacaaaaatggaATAGAAgcgcaataatttaatattaattgctatgtaacaaatgaatgcaatgtaaCATTTAATGAGAGTGCTGGCTATGCTCtctggctatactctcggggcgcAACTCCGCCGATTTAGGAAATCGCCCCGcttttaaaactaagaaagcctacaatacaatattgttaCCCTTTATCAAGAAATATACAACACACATAACTTGAGAGCATCGAAATTCAATTCTCAGGGTAAAACTTTTTCaggtataaaaattgttttgtttcattgtgtTGATTTACATGTGACTTATAAGTAGAGCAGTGAAAGACTTGGCTTTCCATTGATAAAAGTTACTTCCTAATGAACATCTGATAGTATCTTAAAGAAGGGTTCATTAGGCTGTaaggaaatattaaacaaagggccgttcaagtattatgtaagcaCCGTAGATGTGAGGGGCAAcagtacttaattatttaatttttttacacatattacccacagTGTCCTAAGcttgtaatataaatgtatttcgaggattcctacaaaaaaatgtattattatttttgagagcttagCTTACTTTTGCAGA harbors:
- the LOC110996805 gene encoding cytochrome c oxidase subunit 5B, mitochondrial, whose protein sequence is MASLCRQIVRGNALKSVLFSSARRGYADKMMVDPMEHATGLEKRELLALQSGNDDPFNMKVLKKAAGTRDNPTLVPSCFDARIVGCICEEHSTSINWLWVHKEHPRRCECGHWYKLIEKTPL